Below is a genomic region from Ostrea edulis chromosome 10, xbOstEdul1.1, whole genome shotgun sequence.
aatcaaaaaaaaaaaaaaaaaaaaaaccaacaaaaaaccaacaaataaACGAACTACgtcgttttattttttatttggtgTTACAGATCCGCCATTTAAAtggcatgttacatgtatatccgcCGTTTAATTCATGTGGTATTACGTCCGCCATTTAAATGACTTGTGGATGACGTCTAGTGTTGGTAGGCTAAAGACAAAGGCCACTTGGTAACATGGTGAGACATTTTTGACGATTATATCTTAAATAGTATGTGagatttagaaataatattCTAAATAAAGAGGCTGTATCCTCGAAATTTTCCTGATCGAATGAGattcaaaggtcaaagtcacctGCTAAGATGACAAATTGTCGCCGGATGGTTTCTCTGATATAGTGGATTTTTCTCTAACTGGTTACATTGAAAAATCTGAGACCAACTTGATTAATTTTGGACGGTTACCTTTCTTtgcttcccgtggggatccgggttagaataggtcctcagtaccccttgcttgtcgtaagaggcgactaaatggggcgctCCTTtcgataagaccgcaaaaatcgaggccccgtgtcacagcaggtgtggcatggtaaagttccctccctgctcaaagaccgtaagcgccgagcataggccaaaattttacagcccttcaccggcaatggtgacgtctccatatgagtgagaaagtttcgagagggacgttaaacaatgtacaattcATCAATCTTTGTTTGCTTGTAATCAGATTATGTCAGAAATATCGGATAGGTTACAGAAATCCTATTGTCTGAACACCTCTGTCTGGGGTTTGTTTGCAGCTAATTTATTATTCTAGATTGAGTGATGGTGCCCCTGGCATATACTCAGGTTTTTTGGCGGGAGTTCTACAGCTGTTCAGGAGCGCCAAAATTCTACTCAAGagactcaagtgagtttgaaatgaTTTATCTACAATTGATAAAATGTTGATAATGATGACCAAATTAGAAAGatgataaaatatacacacgGTGTTTTTCTAACAGATTCGCAGATGAGACGTCGATAGGGAAGAAGAAACTAGTGCAGACTAATATTGCGTCCTTTGTAAACGAAGCCACGGTGTCACATGGTCTACACTCGTAAGTCTTGTATTTGTCGGTTTCACGTGGTCTACACTCGTAAGTCCTAAGTCAGATCTCCTGCATAGTGAGCCTATTGGCTCCAAATGTGAGTTTCGTCAAGATTTAagaagagttattgccctttcaATGAATTTGCGCCACCATTACAGATAATATTTGACTTTAAATACACTGTACTGTTCGCTCAATTTTACTTGGTGTATGACCCTTGATTGGATTGGGGGAAGGGTTGTATAGGACAGAAATACTCCCAAGAATATGTTTTGGTGTTGTTTTTAACCGTTTATGTGACATTTACCTCGATACCCCAATATTTAATGGCAAACAAATCTTCACAGACTCTCCGCAGATGATTTACGCGACATGATGATGAGAATCGGAATCATTTGCACGGATGCATTCTACACAGTTGGGAAAACGAGCGGGTAAAGTGTAGAATATTCATTGGTAATTGTAAAGTTTCTGCATTCTGTAGTATGGATGTATTGATGGCTGTCAGATTTGGAATATAAACGACAAAAGCTCCGATTCCATAGTTTTTAAAACAGGTTTATTTTTCTGTATAGTGATCTGAATGTCTTTTTGTTCTTTTGAAGCACTTTGGAGTACGTTGACCTTGGTGACGGAGTGCACGCGGTGGCACCATTAAGCAGCCTCGGTTTCATCTGTCATGTTGACTTTATTCAGTGTCCAATCGAATCTCGGTCGACATTGATGGCGGGGATTCAGCTGAACGATGGCCAGCACTACGTATCGGACTTTTTCCTGGTTATCGGTAGTCCATTTCACAGTCTAGAGAAAATAACTATACAGTCCCCCATCCATCACTCGTCCTTTCCTGCCTCTGCTACAGTCCGAGTCAAAACCAAGACGGGAGACAAATGGACAGACGTCGAGGGAGATATAATTGTATGTTTAACTTTATTACAGTCAATATAAAACCTAGAGgcattttaatttgataattatCAGTTTTAAATAGCTAAATGATCTGCTCCTCATTTATTCTTTTATGCAATCTTACAATTTTATATGcaataacaaacaaacaaaaaatccaataaaacaaacgaaaacaacaacaaaaaataacaagatgtgtttgtgttgtagaatgagccttcccccataatgagacCCCCCCCcgccccggaagcctggctctagagtgagccttcccccagggagaagtctcactatggggggaagtctggctctataacaccggcACAAAGTTTATAATGGCCAACGTAAAAGTTTTTGGGAAAAAAACGTCAAgcccaaaggtcaaggtcacaagatcataAATTTTGGTACCCAAAGAAACTTCTTTTCACATGTAATACACACATGGAGTCCTAGCAGTGACCTTACAGAAATTAAGGTCATGGTTACAGGTAAAGGTTTTGTGGACTGACAAACatacagaccaaaaactatacgTCCCCTAATCGCCAGTGACGTgcataaaaaaacccataaataACTGAACAAAATATTCACAGTTAATTTTATTAAGAAATGTTATAATAGAAAGTAGCCTAACATTTGTTTAGCTATATATTGGCAGGTAAATGCGATAATAGAATTAGAACATTTGTAATACTGTATTCAGGCAGGTAAATGCGAGTTCAAAGCGAGCTACATGGAGGCATTTGTTGTGGTAGCGGGTTATCGCCCTTATCACAGGGAGATAACTCCGTCAGGGTTTACCTACATGTCAGAGGATGATTCCAGGATCAGAATCAATTTCCCTCCAAACTGCTTTAGTCGTCCGTGTATCGTGCAGTTCAGGGTAAGAAATATGAAGAGtaagaggagagagagagagagagagagagagagagagagagccaaTGCAACATTCAAATTCTATTCTATCACAAAACGTTTTCTTAGCTAAAgtataaaaaaatgaataaatctcTTCAACAAGCTCAAGGTGTcctaataaaattcattttctacCTGGCACTAATGACAAACCTTACTTCATATTTTGCAGTTGATCCAATTTAACAGGAACAGAATATTTTCGTACAAGGAAACCTGTCCAGACTTGTGCAAATATGTCACCTGTATTTCTGACGTAATTTTCATAAAACAcgatgatgacgtcacaatcaacgAACCTGCTCTTGTACACATGCCGATTATTAACGATATCGATGATTACGACACGGAATTAGTTGTGTTCCGGAAGCGGGCGAATGGCGAGGTGGAACTCATTCCACGCCCCAGCGCCATGCGTTGCGAATCTACAGGAAATTGTTACACTTTCCAAATCGACCGATTTTGTGGGTAAGAAGTAATCAGTACACAAAACGCacatcatttatatataaattttcccGTCCGCGTCTTTTAACTCAACactaattaaaaaattaactgtGTGCATGATTTTGCATGCCCCCAGAATAGAATGTTCGGGAGCATCTAGTTTTTGgcctgtccatctgtctgtccgcaTATCTGTCAGTCTTTGACAAAAAACTTTATCCTTTGTCATATCTTTTATACCATAAAAGGTACACATCTAATATTtgatatgtgtattccttgtggcaagaccatttcattgacaccaaaatctttgacctggtgaccttaCATTTTGTATTGACTTTTGTCTTACTTTTACAAATTTCTAATATAAGCCACATCTTTCAAATCGTAAGAGGTACTGTctttatattaaacatgtattttttgtGAGAAAACCTTTGCAATGATACTAGACTTGTCTACCTTATGACGTtgacaaagtacatgtattggaaatttttaaaagaactttaaccttgattatatttttacaaCTTAAGAGGGACCGCTTCCATGTTTGGCATGTGTATTCCATGTAGCAATACCTTTCCATTTGTACTAAAATCATTGGCCTAGTGGTGGCCTTtctattgacctttgacctacttttagaaaattctgATATAATCCATATCTTCTAAACCGTATGGCActgctttcatatttagcatgtgcatttcttgtgagaagatATTTCCATCAGTACCAAATTTGTTGACATTGTGACTCTGAAATTGACCTCTGACttactttgaaaattattcacagAAAATTTGTAATCCGGGTgcatcaatgtttcacaaacacgtcTTGTTACCCATGTAATCAAATAGCAGAAACGTCTAGCATAGCACGATATGTGACCGgtgatatcatttttaaaattgtagaGATGGCGCTTCTAGTTGCAGGTACATGTTCTGATTTGCACGTGGTACGACTTGTCGTCGGCGCACTTTGCTTTTTGGCGTTTTTTGCACAAGCCGGATTTGCTCTGCGTAGTGTTTTCTTTATGCTTTCCACACGTGCTTTGCATACTTTTAAGCGCGAATTAAGGTTAAAACCTTGTCAAGTACTTGCAATTACTTACAGAGATCTGCGTTCTTCAGACCAAGCTTTATGTTTTACGCAATCAAATATAACATAAAGATATTCAACAAAGCAAGTATGGATATAATACTCTCGTGGTACACAATACAATTCAATCAATAAACCTACTTGATTTCTTTTCAGACTGGCACTTGGAAAGGCAAACAAGAGACAGATGAAGAAAAATCGCCGAGCTATCATTGACGAGTTTAATCTGTATTACGAGACGGAACATATTTGTTCTGTATTGACCCTAATGGATAGACCAGCTCTTCAAAATGGAGTGATAAAATTGTGGACGGAGGTGGTTGAAAAGagattcttgaaaagaattttgcGCATGCGCATGAAAGATGGTCTTTTTGAAATTCCTGGAAGCAAATCTCCAGATATTCGCTTAAAAGATTATGACGTAGTGCGTATAGATTTAGACGGGAATATTGGGAGAATACGCGACATTTCACTTGATCATTACTTTATTTCATATCTTAGTAGTTCAAACCAAAACTACCGATCGTTTCCGATTGAACCTAGACGGGATCCTCGAGGAAGACACATTGGTATCATAAACTACTTTCGGGAATCGGGACATGAAGATGTGTGTATTCATCAAGTGTCCATGGATACCGAGCGGTTCCTGGTAAACGGGCCACGCTTGCCTACCTCTCATGCAGACGCCAAGCCATGTAAGTTTATACAGATCATTTGAGCATTATAATATAttcatcaaactttaaatttgtatcaaatcaaacattttatttgtattgtacagtgtttttgaaaatttaaactgCCATTAGAATATTCAATATAATAGCTATTCAAAAACATATAATCATTTCGATTCTTAATTGTAAAGTGAATACAAATATGTCCTTTAATACGAAATATGTCAATGTCGAAATATTCTCAATCTTTAGTGACACaagtattcataattttcaGCTTCACAGGCTGGTAGGGTCACGTGGTCACGTGGATCACAGAAGTCGAGCAAATCCGTGAGGTCAACCATAGCTTATCGTTCTATGTTCGGTGAGTAGCTTCTATTTTCAAGACACGCTACACTGCATTACAAAGAGCTTTATTTAAATGGAACAAGCAAggggaactcttttgtattgaAGTACAGAAGATTGTAGTCTCGTGAGACTTGTGGAAAAAAGTTTCAGTATTGGAGAAATCGAGCAAACAGTAGATGATttaatatatccattgcgcATCATCAGTGCGATACACTGTagtaaaatatctaattaaGGTAAACATGGCGTTGGACATCGACTAGGGAGAATAGCGGAGGAGGAGGGCGTATCTTCCATTATTACTCGCCCTAGTGCTGAGACTCAATAAGGGGGCCAGGCCCGGCGCCCCAATTCAACTCTATTTTTACAACtactatataattattatatgtatCTAGATATTACTATCACAAATTTGATCCATTTgttacatagaaatatgtccCAAAACAccaacatatataatatacgtcttattttgtcaaaactgtAGCTTCAAGGGGCTTCATGCCTGGACTTACTAAGGGCTTTAAGGCAGCTTCCTGACCCCCAGTTCATAAATTCCAGGATTCGCCTCTGAAAATCCGGTTTATATCCCCAGTTATGAAACCTCCATGTAGTAGAAATTGTCCAACTGAAACCAGTACTAGATTAAATGATTGAGAGGAAAGCATAAGTATAAAATTCAGCTTCAAGACAATTCATTCACAATACAATTAGGCTTCATTTGATATTCTGATGCCAATATTATCCGGATATTATGATACTTTGCATGCTATTTGTTTCCTTAATTATAAGTAATTAAGTGCAAAAATCTTCATTGTCTGGAGCTCGagtacattttaaattttaatatttcagatgaCGTTCCAGTATTAAGTCATCAAAGCCTATTAGTTTTGGCTGGTGTACTTCCTCACCAATACGCCACTACGCTAGGTGTCGCTTTACGAGTTCCATACGAGGATATCCTTGACATTAAAGCGCTGAACCAGCCGCAGGTTATTACAAGCTTTGAAATTCTTTGGAAGTGGAGAGGGAAAGTGGCAAGTGGCGAAATGGTGGACGCACTGACGAATGCCCTCCGAGAGGTCAAACAAAAGAGATTTATTGATGTCATAATGAAGGCCAATTTGGAGAAACGACCTTTGAAACACAGCGATTTCTCTGCACGCCATTACAACTGTGTGCAATTTGCCGTTACGCCCTCTTGATATTTAATGCTGCCTGAATACATTatcatatatttgtatttaattagattttattacacacacacaatatgTGGAAAAAGATTGTAGTTTTCCTGAATATTGCTACTGATCGTAGGAACAGGTACCAGTTTTCATTATCATTGTATTTGTAAAATCCAATTTGTACGCGTATCACcttcaatcttttgaaagtaAAAATTAAACGTTTGGCGGTTTGTGTATCTATACAGCACAGGTGTCATAAAACAGTGCGAGGCATTCAATACACTAACAATTTTTATGGCAACCTTTTCAGTATTTTCTAATATTGAATAGGGGAAACAGAACAGGCATTCTTGCCAAATTGAAATACGTTCCTGATGGTCACCTATCCGGCGTCATTGTAAAACACCATTCCACACGGttgtgaatttaaaaagaaaagaggTGACAGAGGAGAAAATTCGGCAGCTGCTGAGACAAGTCCAGGTCGATCCATTTTGGGAGTTATTCCCCTTAAATATAATAATGCCAACTTTATTTTCTATGTTACGTGCAAGAAATCTGTTAATTTAGTGATTAAGGAATATGTATTAATAATCTAATCGGGCGTAagagaattttaaagaaattttccTGGTGTAGAATCTTCGCAACCAATGATTTCCAGCCCGCTACATCTCCCGTGGTGCTGTATAATGGGAAAAGaataccaattcatttcccatagatcTCAATACTAAcatttggccctctcactaatcaacgatattaattttgaataaatgaccaccaacatttcaaagtttattccAAATACTAATTATAAAAACGGCAGAAATTGTATTGGGTCCCGTCGCTTTTATaagccatatttgtactttttacaACACAACAATCGGCAGTAAATTACATCCTTCATTTCAAACacacattatttatttattcctcagtctcagtcatttctcgagtttgtgcgataatttttcatcccgACGATTAATGGCTATggtatttctttcaattccaaataatttcactcttgatataagccaatcacgcaacacctagacatttatacctcttCTCAATCTACTGAGTCCGGGTTACACATCCGGGTGTtttgtactttcatttctatAAGCCCGGTGTAAGGAAAAACGATTAGGCTAAAAAGTTGAGCGGGGGATGGGGTGGAATGGAATGGTTTAAATATGTTTGTAATATCTTTATATCATGTTGACAACTGTGTCCTGCTCTACAATGAGCATGATGAGTTACCAATTTATATTTCATCACCGTGTATTGGGACTAACCTCAATGAACTGTCCATATGTTGATTTTGTGTGATATAATGCACGcacagaaatttaaaaaaatgacacgAATGTTCATTTTTAAACACACATATACTGATAAACGTATTATTATCCAATTTGGAtttaaaaaaccaacaacatacACTTGAAAGTACTTTGAATTTCAACATAAATTTGGACAGTGAACTAAGAgaatttggaaaaaatgttaCTCCAAATACAAGGGGATGAAATATAAAT
It encodes:
- the LOC125665627 gene encoding uncharacterized protein LOC125665627 is translated as MFCTWGSCQKVVEPKRIVEADQQIIKRSGDAKPSWNDINLHHETFRRKSLLDNRNVRLVKIKTVGAFLSAVKSKKIDETNETQKQHTKGEIVDQAVEESNSQLRSVGVQRRFSMVDVASRISEMKSKKVSFHGDVDNTQTEDRKFRRKPSILKTLVRRATIGSVFSKKQGPGAKVKSDVERLWKIRCSLYKKERFHDEEISLLRSLISETLDLTGRLRIIVRESEEYTDDDVDTYSKDMNGLQLLFYNIVEIWQKVAGPERKKHKDEIMADIMELSTDVASIVGEILLVFLQRFQLNIVPLLKPIHGLFFALGLHVKYNCLDKELILSDGAPGIYSGFLAGVLQLFRSAKILLKRLKFADETSIGKKKLVQTNIASFVNEATVSHGLHSLSADDLRDMMMRIGIICTDAFYTVGKTSGTLEYVDLGDGVHAVAPLSSLGFICHVDFIQCPIESRSTLMAGIQLNDGQHYVSDFFLVIGSPFHSLEKITIQSPIHHSSFPASATVRVKTKTGDKWTDVEGDIIAGKCEFKASYMEAFVVVAGYRPYHREITPSGFTYMSEDDSRIRINFPPNCFSRPCIVQFRLIQFNRNRIFSYKETCPDLCKYVTCISDVIFIKHDDDVTINEPALVHMPIINDIDDYDTELVVFRKRANGEVELIPRPSAMRCESTGNCYTFQIDRFCGLALGKANKRQMKKNRRAIIDEFNLYYETEHICSVLTLMDRPALQNGVIKLWTEVVEKRFLKRILRMRMKDGLFEIPGSKSPDIRLKDYDVVRIDLDGNIGRIRDISLDHYFISYLSSSNQNYRSFPIEPRRDPRGRHIGIINYFRESGHEDVCIHQVSMDTERFLVNGPRLPTSHADAKPSSQAGRVTWSRGSQKSSKSVRSTIAYRSMFDDVPVLSHQSLLVLAGVLPHQYATTLGVALRVPYEDILDIKALNQPQVITSFEILWKWRGKVASGEMVDALTNALREVKQKRFIDVIMKANLEKRPLKHSDFSARHYNCVQFAVTPS